In one Magallana gigas chromosome 7, xbMagGiga1.1, whole genome shotgun sequence genomic region, the following are encoded:
- the LOC105317984 gene encoding tripartite motif-containing protein 2, whose translation MALSKSQISLTVEHHLNCGTEDYEKNCQFHCNNCHQPMCEQCRDEHQRSPITKNHEVAINQKLPVQKCKIHPSTDTDLFCEECQIPLCTKCAATQGHCAHLLIDLEKIYTEKILLCQKKIAKIQNYLQPSSQGLQREIAEDITEIKQRMNAIRTSIEEEAKSIKELVDAVTLDKIEQVNKIEESLLETLNSQRETMDDYTHYLNGVIKTLYGYIKSSSSSLEKLISLDTSNNLTIQPIPETTKPILPVFTAGQYSKEDVTKLLGRVTVPDTKPVNREIKPMEIASTQLKSKQWKEDEEKSDMSSAVTKVMDYTVPEVDSVHNVSLGKSGTVWGSDYHGNLVKTDILGNQLQKIQTSGGYGYHTVTQDGDLIYTDRKNKVINRITVDNTITEFIKTGDWEPISIHSSHINGDILVGMIKNREAKVTRYSKTGKELERDFIGQGLYGDPHYITENINGDICTSDLDKRAVVVVNKSGQHRFSYTGQGSEFCPYGICTDILGHILVCDIRSDTVYLLKEDGQFLSLLLTAQQGVKCPRGLCVDDKNNLHVGQWNTNTVTVYKYLQ comes from the coding sequence ATGGCTTTATCCAAATCCCAAATATCACTCACAGTTGAGCATCATTTGAACTGTGGCACTGAAGACTATGAGAAGAACTGTCAGTTTCACTGCAATAATTGTCACCAAccaatgtgtgaacaatgcagAGATGAACATCAGAGGAGTCCAATTACCAAGAACCATGAAGTGGCAATTAACCAAAAACTTCCAGTACAGAAATGCAAGATCCACCCCTCAACGGACACAGATCTTTTCTGTGAGGAATGTCAGATCCCCCTTTGCACTAAATGCGCAGCCACACAAGGTCATTGCGCCCATCTGCTAATTGATTTGGAAAAAATCTACACTGAAAAGATTTTGCTTTGTCAAAAGAAAATAGCAAAGATTCAAAACTATTTGCAGCCATCTTCACAAGGTTTGCAAAGAGAAATTGCTGAAGATATCACAGAAATCAAACAGAGAATGAACGCCATTAGGACATCTATAGAGGAGGAAGCGAAGTCTATCAAAGAACTGGTAGATGCAGTCACATTGGATAAAATAGAACAAGTCAACAAAATAGAAGAGTCTTTATTAGAAACATTGAACAGTCAAAGAGAAACAATGGATGACTACACTCACTACCTCAATGGTGTAATCAAAACACTCTATGGCTACATCAAGTCTTCTTCTTCAAGCTTAGAAAAACTAATCTCTTTGGACACCTCAAATAACCTTACAATCCAGCCAATACCTGAGACCACCAAACCAATCCTTCCTGTATTTACTGCTGGTCAATACAGCAAGGAGGATGTCACCAAACTACTGGGTAGGGTAACTGTTCCGGACACAAAACCAGTGAACAGAGAAATAAAACCCATGGAGATTGCCTCTACACAACTGAAATCTAAACAGTGGAAAGAAGACGAAGAGAAATCTGACATGTCTTCTGCTGTCACCAAGGTCATGGATTACACAGTGCCAGAAGTTGATAGTGTACATAATGTTTCATTAGGTAAATCAGGTACAGTCTGGGGCAGTGATTATCATGGCAACCTTGTCAAAACAGATATACTGGGGAATCAGCTACAGAAGATACAAACCAGTGGTGGATATGGCTACCACACAGTCACACAGGACGGGGATCTGATCTATACAGACAGAAAGAACAAAGTCATCAATAGGATAACAGTGGATAATACAAtcactgaattcattaaaacaggaGACTGGGAACCTATCAGTATACACTCCTCCCACATTAACGGGGACATACTGGTGGGGATGATAAAGAATAGAGAGGCTAAAGTCACAAGGTACAGCAAGACAGGGAAAGAATTAGAGAGGGACTTCATAGGACAGGGACTGTATGGTGATCCACactacatcacagaaaacatcaatggtgatATCTGTACATCAGACTTGGACAAACGAGCTGTAGTGGTGGTCAATAAATCTGGACAACATAGGTTCTCCTACACAGGTCAGGGGTCAGAGTTTTGCCCCTATGGTATCTGCACCGATATCCTTGGTCACATCCTGGTGTGCGATATAAGGAGCGATACAGTTTATCTTCTGAAGGAAGACGGTCAGTTCTTGTCTCTACTACTCACAGCACAGCAAGGGGTAAAATGTCCCCGTGGTCTGTGTGTGGATGACAAGAACAATCTCCATGTGGGACAATGGAACACAAACACAGTGACAGTGTACAAGTATCTACAGTGA